One genomic window of Vibrio mangrovi includes the following:
- the rtcR gene encoding RNA repair transcriptional activator RtcR produces the protein MKKTIAVSLLGTKLDFVGKGTHRWSKWRPNISLVCQPDLVIDELYLLHDNHSTRRANNLAVDIETISPETSVHLVQVNFANPWDFEEVYAKLYDFCQNQHFDIDHNDYLFHITTGTHVAQICSYLLTESRHFPGRLIQTAPDSTQEDKSAGRIQIIDLDLSKYDQLATRFDNEHLQGKAFLKGGIATKNEAFNRLISQIEKVAIRSKEPILLTGPTGAGKSQLATRIYQLKKKRAMLSGQLIVVNCATLKGENAMAALFGHTKGAFTGAATARNGFLRAANQGLLFLDEIGELGLEEQAMLLRAIENKSFHPVGSDLEVESNFQLIAGTNRNLKEAVAQGRFREDLLARINLWTYNLPALKDRKEDIEANVDFELIQFSQKQGNHIRFNKEARNTYLSFAHSPQATWQGNFRDLGSSIIRLCTLADSSRISAQDVEVEIMRLLSDWQPDEKRQNLRLLERFFSETQLSQIDQFDQHQLNHVLQECLCHQSMASAGRTLFNVSRTKKAVANDSTRLQKYLAKFGLKWQDIHISHDPE, from the coding sequence ATGAAGAAAACAATCGCTGTCAGTTTGCTGGGAACCAAACTGGATTTTGTCGGGAAAGGAACGCATCGCTGGTCAAAATGGCGACCGAATATTTCGCTGGTCTGCCAACCCGATTTGGTCATTGATGAGCTATACCTGCTTCATGATAATCACAGCACCCGCAGAGCAAATAATCTCGCCGTCGATATTGAGACGATTTCGCCGGAAACTTCAGTACATCTGGTACAAGTCAACTTTGCCAATCCCTGGGATTTTGAAGAGGTCTACGCCAAACTGTATGACTTCTGTCAGAACCAGCATTTCGATATCGACCATAACGATTACTTGTTCCACATCACAACAGGAACGCATGTTGCCCAAATATGTAGCTATCTTCTGACCGAAAGCCGTCACTTTCCCGGCCGGCTGATTCAAACAGCACCGGACAGCACTCAAGAAGATAAGTCTGCCGGACGAATTCAAATCATTGATTTGGATCTGTCAAAGTATGATCAGCTTGCAACCCGTTTCGACAATGAGCACCTACAGGGGAAAGCGTTCCTCAAAGGAGGAATAGCCACAAAAAATGAAGCGTTTAACCGATTAATCTCCCAGATAGAGAAGGTGGCCATTCGCTCTAAAGAGCCTATTCTTCTGACCGGCCCGACCGGCGCAGGTAAAAGTCAGTTGGCAACCCGGATTTATCAGTTGAAAAAGAAGCGGGCGATGCTTTCCGGACAGTTAATCGTCGTTAACTGTGCCACGCTGAAAGGAGAAAACGCGATGGCCGCACTGTTCGGGCATACCAAAGGAGCTTTTACCGGAGCCGCCACGGCCCGTAACGGTTTTCTCCGTGCAGCGAATCAAGGTTTACTGTTTCTGGATGAAATCGGAGAACTGGGACTGGAAGAACAGGCCATGTTATTACGGGCAATTGAAAATAAGTCATTCCACCCGGTCGGCAGCGATCTGGAAGTTGAGAGTAATTTCCAGCTTATCGCCGGAACCAACCGTAACCTGAAAGAAGCCGTTGCACAGGGGCGATTCAGAGAAGATTTACTCGCCCGAATCAACCTCTGGACATATAACCTGCCAGCGCTGAAAGATCGTAAAGAAGACATTGAAGCCAATGTTGATTTTGAGCTGATTCAGTTCAGTCAAAAACAGGGAAATCATATCCGGTTCAATAAAGAAGCCAGGAATACTTACCTGTCTTTTGCCCATTCACCTCAGGCAACATGGCAGGGAAACTTTCGCGATCTGGGGTCATCCATTATCCGCCTCTGTACTCTGGCAGACTCGTCAAGAATATCTGCACAGGATGTAGAAGTAGAAATCATGCGCTTACTGTCAGACTGGCAACCTGATGAAAAAAGACAAAATCTGCGGCTACTAGAACGATTTTTCTCTGAAACACAGCTCAGTCAGATCGATCAGTTCGATCAACACCAGTTAAATCATGTACTGCAAGAGTGCCTCTGTCATCAAAGTATGGCATCGGCAGGCAGAACACTATTTAACGTCAGCCGAACGAAAAAAGCAGTCGCAAACGATTCAACCCGCCTGCAAAAATATCTGGCTAAGTTCGGGCTAAAATGGCAGGACATCCACATCAGTCATGATCCAGAGTAA
- a CDS encoding AAA family ATPase, with product MSKLQSWLNGLTKDATPDFEECLDWLGVFFPLLSRLSETPQDSQWHGEGNVAIHTEMVLQSLYRLLQSQAQHIDGEKRQALILGAVFHDIAKPLTTRTKVINGQERIVSPGHEERGAGYLAPRLPKLGLNYPVAHQILGLVGYHQRPKLLVVRNADYAAYLSLALDVDPELMYWMEMADMLGRSCDDQDKQLDLLAQFRLFNETYDLWQTEVSPVQSIWQSVQTHQSEQAQVYLNGYAVSLLARGEITQPEEAIAKTYAHCGSYSNLYVMCGISGSGKSTWIKKNLPDCQVISLDDIREEINGRRASQKNLGQILQLARNRLKSALAKRQDVVWDATNLRYDFRKIIGDFGRSYGALITLVVFHIEEKTFRKNDRNRRHTVGDEILNGQMESLQYPSFTEGHRMLIIGERGETLAQYGCFID from the coding sequence ATGAGTAAACTTCAGTCATGGCTGAATGGGCTGACCAAAGATGCAACCCCGGATTTTGAGGAATGTCTGGACTGGCTGGGCGTGTTTTTCCCGCTGTTGTCCCGTTTGTCTGAAACACCTCAGGATTCACAATGGCATGGTGAAGGTAATGTCGCAATTCATACGGAAATGGTGCTGCAATCGCTATACCGGCTTTTGCAGTCACAGGCGCAACATATTGATGGAGAGAAGCGTCAGGCTTTAATTCTGGGAGCTGTGTTTCATGATATCGCCAAGCCTTTAACCACACGGACGAAAGTGATTAACGGCCAGGAGCGGATTGTGTCTCCTGGTCATGAAGAGCGAGGGGCCGGATATCTGGCTCCCCGTTTACCGAAACTCGGGCTGAATTACCCGGTGGCTCACCAGATACTTGGCTTGGTCGGTTATCATCAGAGACCGAAGTTACTGGTTGTCCGGAATGCGGACTATGCGGCTTATCTGAGTCTGGCACTGGATGTGGATCCTGAGCTGATGTACTGGATGGAAATGGCTGACATGCTGGGCAGGTCTTGTGATGACCAGGATAAGCAGCTTGATCTGCTGGCGCAGTTTCGTCTGTTTAATGAAACTTATGATTTGTGGCAAACGGAAGTATCTCCGGTTCAGTCGATCTGGCAGTCGGTTCAGACGCATCAGTCTGAGCAGGCTCAGGTGTATCTGAATGGATATGCTGTGAGTCTGCTGGCCCGGGGAGAAATTACCCAGCCGGAAGAAGCCATTGCCAAAACATATGCCCACTGCGGTTCATACAGTAATCTTTATGTCATGTGTGGCATTAGCGGGAGTGGAAAAAGCACTTGGATTAAAAAGAATCTGCCCGATTGTCAGGTGATTTCTCTGGATGACATTCGGGAAGAGATCAATGGTCGCCGGGCCAGTCAGAAAAATCTGGGCCAGATTTTACAACTGGCTCGTAACCGTTTGAAATCAGCACTGGCTAAGCGACAGGATGTGGTTTGGGATGCCACGAACCTGAGATATGACTTTCGCAAGATTATCGGTGATTTTGGCAGAAGCTATGGAGCATTGATCACTCTGGTGGTTTTTCACATAGAAGAAAAAACGTTCCGGAAGAATGACCGGAATCGCCGTCATACTGTTGGAGATGAGATTTTGAATGGACAGATGGAAAGCCTGCAGTACCCTTCATTTACCGAAGGACATCGTATGCTAATCATCGGTGAACGTGGTGAAACACTGGCACAGTACGGCTGTTTTATTGATTAG
- a CDS encoding RNA ligase family protein, which translates to MMRYKYPRTPHLPWSPGATDDDVFQAGTSGFENRQVVVTEKMDGENTTIYRDFLHARSLDSRFHPSRSRVKALQAEIGYMIPQGWRVCGENVYARHSIAYESLPDYFLAFSLWNQENICLGWQESCEFFERLGLVTPKVLYQGIWDESLIRSLPLDTETQEGYVVRLAEGFTYQNFAHSVAKWVRTDHVVTEQHWMHQEKIPNQLLGGQDE; encoded by the coding sequence ATGATGAGATATAAATATCCCCGGACACCGCATTTACCGTGGTCACCGGGAGCAACTGACGACGATGTGTTTCAGGCGGGGACGTCTGGTTTTGAAAACCGGCAGGTGGTTGTCACCGAAAAAATGGACGGAGAGAACACAACAATCTACCGGGATTTTCTCCACGCCCGCTCACTGGATAGCCGTTTTCATCCGTCCAGAAGCCGGGTGAAAGCATTGCAGGCGGAGATTGGTTATATGATTCCGCAGGGATGGCGGGTCTGTGGTGAAAATGTCTATGCCAGACATTCAATTGCCTATGAATCTTTGCCCGATTATTTTCTGGCTTTTTCGCTGTGGAATCAGGAAAACATATGTCTTGGCTGGCAGGAAAGTTGTGAGTTTTTTGAACGACTGGGACTCGTGACACCTAAGGTGTTGTATCAGGGCATATGGGACGAATCACTGATTCGGTCGCTGCCGTTGGATACCGAGACTCAGGAAGGTTATGTCGTCCGTCTGGCAGAGGGGTTTACCTATCAAAACTTTGCTCATAGTGTGGCGAAATGGGTCAGAACAGATCATGTTGTGACCGAACAGCATTGGATGCATCAGGAGAAGATTCCTAACCAGTTATTGGGAGGTCAGGATGAGTAA
- a CDS encoding eCIS core domain-containing protein codes for MRHAELKSKQTLSRQQAAQRQKHRTTLEDNRKPEVPVIQQKPNHTGLPDQLKSGMENLSGMSLDHVKVHYNSDKPATVQAHAYAQGSEIHLASGQEKHLPHELGHVVQQAKGQIQATTSVGQVAVNDSPVLEHEADQMGAMALQRHPAEPKVSQHHDVLPAYQTKAPMQLSSFVIQRVIDPAVVRAACQRLGLPDSGHKIVEVPPGVMANTKFKNYPPGHVIGLSAEEQDESLTSIQVGAGKESEYVDATAELLLSLLGGAAYNHHLGAVIITTGMVNYERNLLHELGHHKQNTMSGFNGDNTTTLLLEYHNVLMHENLHPGAKRVSYGMDRTQGWLTKWETFTTEGQKVDFLEQKARDLIEMEETLYQKISHSAKKKEKDLEVYGETAHKMSEEISTIDKGSDNNLYVVRTLYNMIKELESKY; via the coding sequence ATGCGTCATGCTGAACTGAAATCCAAACAGACGTTATCCCGGCAACAGGCTGCACAGCGGCAGAAACACCGGACCACACTCGAAGATAACCGGAAACCCGAGGTGCCGGTTATCCAGCAGAAACCGAACCATACCGGCCTGCCGGATCAGTTGAAATCGGGGATGGAGAACTTGTCCGGAATGAGTCTGGATCATGTCAAAGTGCACTATAACTCTGATAAACCGGCAACTGTTCAGGCGCACGCTTATGCGCAGGGGAGTGAAATCCATCTTGCTTCCGGGCAGGAGAAGCATCTTCCTCACGAGCTGGGGCATGTGGTTCAGCAGGCGAAAGGGCAGATTCAGGCAACCACTTCGGTTGGTCAGGTCGCGGTGAATGATAGTCCGGTTCTGGAACATGAGGCCGATCAGATGGGAGCTATGGCTTTGCAAAGACACCCGGCAGAACCCAAAGTGTCACAGCATCATGATGTATTACCGGCTTATCAGACAAAAGCGCCTATGCAGCTGTCATCCTTTGTTATCCAGCGGGTCATCGATCCGGCTGTGGTTCGGGCTGCCTGTCAACGATTAGGCCTCCCGGATTCCGGTCATAAAATAGTTGAAGTTCCACCCGGCGTGATGGCGAATACCAAGTTTAAGAATTATCCGCCGGGACATGTGATCGGATTAAGCGCAGAAGAGCAGGATGAATCTCTTACATCGATTCAGGTGGGAGCGGGTAAAGAGTCTGAATATGTTGATGCAACTGCTGAGTTATTACTGAGTCTGCTTGGCGGTGCTGCTTATAATCACCATCTGGGTGCTGTGATTATCACGACAGGTATGGTGAACTATGAACGCAATCTTCTGCATGAACTGGGGCACCATAAGCAGAATACCATGTCAGGGTTTAACGGGGATAACACCACGACATTGCTGCTGGAATATCACAACGTCCTGATGCACGAGAATTTACATCCCGGCGCGAAACGGGTCTCGTATGGTATGGACCGCACTCAGGGGTGGTTGACGAAGTGGGAGACATTCACAACGGAAGGTCAGAAAGTTGATTTTCTGGAACAAAAAGCCCGGGATCTGATTGAAATGGAAGAAACGCTTTACCAGAAAATAAGCCACTCTGCGAAGAAAAAAGAGAAAGATTTGGAAGTCTATGGTGAAACTGCCCATAAAATGTCGGAAGAAATATCAACCATTGATAAAGGATCCGATAACAATCTGTATGTAGTCAGAACACTCTACAACATGATTAAGGAACTGGAATCGAAGTATTGA
- a CDS encoding ATP-binding protein: protein MMIIPPERNLKALYLEMAWLSAVINQVICSYLKQDGHENHWLEIPPPPLEPNESLFANLILEWELNTFERLALDLAMAPAIRPEVLDILFGMNQLIERGFSEFGGITDKAFGGFVPTGQTLNFLIAANDPQWRLEVMYILSPHHRLMAEQVTELLPADPALPAWAGVFKVSESWLNYLITGEQIRPELSMSFPAHVLETPLQWDDLVLDYRVMNQVEEIRAWLAYGSTLMHEWHLDQKVKPGFCAVFFGPPGTGKTLTAALLGKSTGREVYRVDLSMVVSKYIGETEKNLAKVFDAASYKDWILFFDEADALFGKRTEANSSNDRHANQQTGYLLQRIEDFPGTVILATNLKANMDEAFTRRFQSMIQFSIPGPEERLQLWRNAFHNVCELSPEIHLQQIAAEFEVTGGQIVNILRQCALQAIRRGERIVHLDELLGSIRQEFLKDNKTIKLN, encoded by the coding sequence ATGATGATTATCCCGCCGGAACGTAATTTAAAAGCACTCTATCTGGAAATGGCATGGTTGTCGGCCGTGATCAATCAGGTGATCTGTAGTTATCTGAAACAGGACGGACACGAAAATCACTGGCTGGAGATCCCGCCACCGCCGCTCGAGCCCAACGAGAGCCTGTTTGCCAACCTGATTCTGGAATGGGAACTGAACACCTTCGAGCGTCTGGCACTCGATCTGGCAATGGCTCCTGCAATCCGGCCGGAAGTGCTGGATATTCTGTTTGGGATGAATCAACTGATTGAGCGGGGATTCAGTGAGTTTGGCGGTATCACGGATAAGGCATTCGGTGGTTTTGTTCCGACCGGGCAGACCCTGAATTTTCTGATTGCTGCCAATGATCCGCAGTGGCGGCTGGAAGTGATGTATATCCTTTCTCCGCATCACCGCCTGATGGCAGAGCAGGTCACCGAACTTCTGCCGGCAGATCCGGCTTTACCTGCCTGGGCCGGGGTTTTTAAGGTCAGTGAGTCATGGCTTAATTATCTGATTACCGGTGAGCAGATTCGCCCGGAACTGAGTATGAGTTTTCCGGCTCATGTGCTGGAAACACCACTGCAATGGGATGATCTGGTGCTTGATTACCGGGTGATGAATCAGGTTGAAGAAATCCGGGCATGGCTGGCCTACGGTTCAACCCTGATGCATGAATGGCATCTGGATCAGAAAGTAAAACCGGGGTTTTGTGCCGTCTTTTTCGGCCCGCCCGGAACCGGAAAAACCCTGACGGCAGCACTGCTGGGTAAATCGACCGGAAGAGAGGTTTACCGGGTCGATCTTTCGATGGTGGTTTCCAAGTATATCGGTGAAACCGAGAAGAACCTTGCCAAAGTATTTGATGCGGCCAGCTATAAAGACTGGATTCTGTTTTTTGATGAGGCGGATGCATTGTTTGGTAAACGCACCGAGGCAAACTCATCCAATGATCGCCATGCCAACCAGCAGACCGGTTATCTGTTGCAGCGCATCGAAGATTTTCCCGGCACGGTGATTCTGGCAACCAACCTTAAGGCTAATATGGATGAAGCCTTCACCCGCCGTTTCCAGAGTATGATCCAGTTTTCCATTCCCGGACCTGAGGAGCGTTTACAGCTCTGGCGGAATGCTTTTCATAATGTTTGCGAGCTGAGTCCGGAGATTCATTTGCAGCAGATAGCGGCAGAGTTCGAAGTTACCGGCGGACAGATTGTTAATATTCTCCGCCAGTGTGCACTTCAGGCGATTCGCCGGGGAGAACGCATTGTCCATCTGGATGAGTTGCTGGGCAGCATCCGGCAGGAATTTCTCAAAGATAATAAAACCATCAAGCTCAACTGA
- a CDS encoding contractile injection system tape measure protein, with protein sequence MARHEHIIAQCQWQTCFDDRDDAVALQNALSQWSNQVLPGILSRCFEQHCPAAQIWRIDRLELNLGTIALQDLDRELPQRVREAAEEALMQLFRQHRLLPYSGGARGLQILDLHMSALTQLRWFLLHGTLPWWEQGLGNPVFMVDQQIEQQPHAVAELLRQVGSSAVVRRRIVWQWGESRIRRTIQILEPWHADFIHRYADNLALSQQQQPFTGVHLRELKSNIWYWILTHLLVERGTLFNTLQFVRSTLFQMAQHYQLDFSALLHNLSDVARQMLSLGLMGPRFLQVLVLLEEHEQPVGKATVPEEEPDLWQLLQQMLHHRETVHRETNHQQGMRPVYLHELFTRLAGSDAARTARIIRAEGRSEAVRLHLLQQFDQEQLQTLVAVIAPGDQLFIRTHVRHTQTMLREQHLDPQLIWRILLDYLLASSGSYFNRRQLVQTTLTGLSRQYHLDYALLLAMLVRASVQWQLTPHHFELLAILQELQRATLSDHDAGSVLRLQQEISGESDVDPMRILIAILHLHPEIRHRSFLHLYRQQGWQGKAPGELSRFLVQSLAACDRLNLSEIQALLSVLAPQDGFPAFELLTVLHQHHRQGYLAYLPPSDPMEWLTTLMVEALLEPLKRPGQVSRWQEQFLVVLERESGLASHFWRELFVHLKLKSQTGQSGQWFEADGMAAELSDRRSDSGQILPALSQSSTRVFATLMQLLQPSSGHQPVQDVILTTIIDHPDAVSLLIRLSHNPEGQRWLAPLLPVSLRRESSRRQLLQALMECVSEVCGKSPSGLAESLQRSFWQIWVREIRAYRALHHHVIGFAVELSGWVTSLLRLWARQRNVRWSVLAQKIRQQRPQDAPAGLDWMLVLAQLNTVRNDTEFEMSDVRTKTMPQVKAPGHPEISAGHHRTETPTQMTGEMPEWYQDSAGQYLRQPAWTYWLTEWLKSGQLPVDVSEARYIDWQQALLDWLHFYPESFRQRISGLSRFPVVHHRLLMHLSLAALLDVMERSPKSLQVEIQTIQVLEQLLLQLNLPQMSVAERQQHLLSCVLDVWLSQRWQDLTGDALVAALFWKILQSGTVSPQLLVEQLSRSGLATTYALEVSVREFADVLRNAPQSNAASPMHLSESVSDSVSGLSRTSLWDGELREVTDEQPEQLRTIPMAVLNAGLVLIQSFIPAFFERLHLTQDNQFITPGMQRRAVHCLQVLATGVQESGEHLLLLNKVLCGLSLSEPVEAGIHLSAEETDIVHSLIEAVINYWPAIGKTSIDGFRGNWLVRNGTLTESQDHWDLIVEKRPYDILITRAPLSYSIIRLPWMKKPIYVTWPT encoded by the coding sequence ATGGCGCGGCATGAGCACATTATTGCCCAGTGTCAGTGGCAAACCTGCTTTGATGATCGTGACGATGCGGTTGCCTTGCAGAATGCTCTCAGTCAGTGGAGTAATCAGGTATTGCCCGGCATTCTGAGCCGCTGTTTTGAACAGCATTGTCCGGCAGCTCAAATCTGGCGGATTGATCGGCTGGAATTAAATCTGGGAACAATTGCCCTGCAGGATCTGGATCGTGAGTTGCCTCAGCGGGTCAGAGAAGCAGCTGAGGAAGCATTGATGCAACTGTTCCGGCAGCACCGGTTGCTGCCGTATTCCGGTGGTGCCCGGGGATTACAGATACTTGATCTGCATATGTCGGCATTGACACAGCTACGCTGGTTCTTATTACACGGAACTTTGCCCTGGTGGGAGCAGGGACTCGGTAATCCGGTATTCATGGTTGATCAGCAGATTGAACAACAGCCGCATGCGGTCGCTGAGCTGTTGCGTCAGGTCGGAAGCTCAGCAGTGGTCCGGCGCAGGATTGTCTGGCAGTGGGGAGAATCCCGGATTCGCCGGACAATCCAGATTCTGGAACCCTGGCATGCCGATTTCATTCACCGGTACGCGGATAATCTGGCGCTGAGTCAGCAACAGCAGCCATTTACCGGCGTACACCTCCGGGAGCTGAAATCCAATATCTGGTACTGGATTCTGACTCATCTGCTGGTTGAGCGGGGAACGTTGTTTAATACGCTACAGTTTGTTCGCTCGACATTGTTCCAGATGGCTCAGCATTATCAGCTGGATTTCTCCGCTCTACTGCACAATCTCAGTGATGTTGCCCGCCAGATGTTGTCACTGGGACTGATGGGGCCGAGGTTTTTGCAGGTTCTGGTCCTGTTGGAAGAGCATGAACAGCCTGTCGGGAAAGCAACGGTACCGGAAGAAGAGCCAGATCTGTGGCAACTGCTGCAACAGATGCTGCACCACAGGGAGACTGTTCATCGGGAGACTAATCACCAACAGGGAATGCGACCGGTTTACCTGCATGAGTTATTTACCCGGTTAGCCGGTAGCGATGCCGCCAGAACGGCCCGGATTATCCGGGCAGAAGGACGCTCAGAAGCTGTGCGGCTGCACCTGCTACAGCAATTCGATCAGGAACAGCTACAAACGCTGGTTGCAGTAATTGCGCCGGGAGATCAGCTTTTTATCCGGACCCATGTCCGGCATACGCAAACCATGCTGCGGGAGCAGCATCTTGATCCGCAGCTCATCTGGCGAATTCTGCTGGATTATCTGCTGGCCAGTAGTGGCAGTTATTTTAACCGGCGTCAGTTGGTGCAGACTACTCTGACCGGGCTAAGTCGTCAGTATCATCTGGATTATGCGCTGTTACTGGCGATGCTGGTTCGGGCTTCGGTCCAGTGGCAACTGACTCCGCACCATTTTGAACTACTGGCAATTCTTCAGGAATTGCAACGGGCAACACTGAGTGATCACGACGCAGGTAGTGTGCTCCGCCTGCAACAGGAGATAAGTGGTGAGTCTGATGTCGATCCGATGCGGATACTGATTGCCATATTACATCTGCACCCAGAGATTCGTCACCGGAGTTTCCTGCATCTGTACCGGCAACAGGGATGGCAGGGAAAAGCACCAGGCGAGCTGAGCCGGTTTCTGGTTCAGTCACTTGCGGCCTGTGACCGGTTGAATCTGAGTGAGATTCAGGCATTGCTGAGTGTGTTAGCACCACAGGATGGCTTTCCGGCTTTTGAACTGCTGACAGTGCTGCATCAGCACCACAGACAGGGATATCTGGCTTATCTGCCACCATCAGACCCGATGGAGTGGCTGACGACGTTGATGGTTGAAGCATTGCTGGAACCGTTAAAACGGCCGGGGCAGGTCAGTCGCTGGCAGGAGCAGTTTCTGGTGGTTTTAGAGCGGGAGAGCGGGCTGGCGTCTCATTTCTGGCGTGAGTTATTTGTTCATTTAAAACTGAAATCTCAGACCGGACAATCCGGGCAATGGTTTGAAGCCGATGGTATGGCTGCGGAGTTGTCCGACCGGAGATCCGATTCCGGTCAGATACTTCCGGCTCTGAGTCAGTCATCAACGAGAGTGTTCGCCACACTGATGCAACTGTTGCAGCCTTCGTCAGGGCATCAGCCGGTTCAGGATGTGATTCTGACCACAATCATTGACCATCCAGATGCGGTCAGTTTGCTGATCCGCCTGAGTCACAATCCGGAAGGACAACGGTGGCTGGCACCATTACTGCCGGTTTCTCTCCGGCGTGAATCAAGCCGCCGGCAACTATTGCAGGCACTGATGGAGTGTGTCAGCGAGGTGTGCGGGAAAAGCCCGAGCGGTTTGGCAGAGAGCCTTCAGCGGAGTTTCTGGCAGATTTGGGTCAGAGAAATCCGGGCTTACCGGGCATTGCACCACCATGTCATCGGATTTGCTGTTGAGCTGTCCGGCTGGGTTACGTCACTGCTACGCCTCTGGGCCCGGCAGCGCAATGTCCGATGGTCGGTATTGGCGCAGAAAATCCGGCAACAACGACCTCAGGATGCTCCCGCAGGTCTGGACTGGATGCTGGTGCTGGCACAACTGAATACGGTGAGAAACGACACTGAATTTGAGATGTCCGATGTCCGGACCAAAACAATGCCGCAGGTAAAAGCTCCCGGACATCCTGAAATATCCGCAGGTCATCATCGCACTGAAACGCCGACTCAAATGACGGGTGAGATGCCAGAATGGTATCAGGATAGCGCCGGTCAGTATTTACGGCAGCCAGCATGGACCTACTGGCTGACCGAATGGCTGAAATCAGGTCAGTTGCCGGTGGATGTTTCCGAGGCTCGCTACATTGACTGGCAACAGGCTCTGCTGGACTGGCTGCACTTTTATCCGGAGTCTTTCCGGCAGCGGATCTCCGGATTATCCCGCTTCCCGGTGGTTCATCACCGCCTGCTGATGCACTTATCACTGGCGGCTTTGCTCGATGTCATGGAACGGTCGCCCAAATCACTTCAGGTTGAGATCCAGACCATTCAGGTGTTGGAACAACTGTTATTGCAGCTGAATCTGCCGCAGATGAGTGTTGCTGAGCGGCAGCAGCATCTGCTGTCATGTGTACTGGATGTCTGGCTCAGTCAGCGTTGGCAGGATTTGACTGGTGATGCATTGGTGGCGGCATTGTTCTGGAAAATATTGCAGTCCGGAACCGTTTCGCCTCAGTTGCTGGTGGAGCAGTTATCCCGATCCGGGCTGGCGACAACCTATGCTCTGGAAGTCTCTGTCCGGGAGTTCGCCGATGTGTTACGCAATGCTCCGCAAAGCAACGCTGCATCACCGATGCATCTCTCGGAATCAGTTTCTGATTCTGTTTCCGGGCTGTCCCGGACGAGTCTTTGGGATGGAGAACTGAGGGAAGTCACCGATGAACAGCCAGAGCAGCTCCGGACCATTCCGATGGCTGTACTGAATGCCGGTCTGGTGCTGATCCAGAGTTTCATTCCGGCTTTTTTCGAACGGCTGCACCTGACACAGGACAATCAATTCATCACCCCCGGAATGCAGCGGCGTGCTGTCCACTGCCTGCAAGTCCTGGCGACCGGAGTTCAGGAATCCGGGGAACATCTTCTGCTGCTGAATAAAGTGTTGTGTGGGCTGTCTTTATCTGAGCCGGTGGAAGCCGGTATTCATCTCTCCGCAGAGGAAACGGACATTGTTCACAGTCTGATCGAGGCTGTGATCAACTATTGGCCGGCTATCGGAAAAACGTCGATTGACGGATTTCGCGGTAACTGGCTGGTCAGGAATGGCACCCTGACCGAATCACAGGACCACTGGGACTTGATCGTTGAAAAACGGCCTTACGATATTCTGATTACGCGAGCGCCGCTGTCTTATTCGATCATCAGGTTACCTTGGATGAAGAAACCGATTTACGTCACCTGGCCAACTTAA